Below is a window of Maylandia zebra isolate NMK-2024a linkage group LG19, Mzebra_GT3a, whole genome shotgun sequence DNA.
tatttttaaatcctcCTGGTTTTATCTGACTGTCAGTGTTTAAATTCTCctgttgtgtttgctttttagTTATCCACCATCTCTTGAAAGGCACTATGTAAATAACACAAAATGTGGATGTTTCAGCGATCGGTGCCTGCATTAGCATTGCTATTCCTGCTTCTTTTTCATAAGTTTCAACTTCAAAGACATTTAAGATTATCGGTATGTTGTTTGCTGTAAGTAGCAGATCTCAAACACCGTCTAAAGCATAATCAGCATCCACGATTGGATTAGCTGCGGTGCATGTTTCTTATCTCAGAAAGCAAATGCAGAGATTATGTAACAAGTGAGTGCTGCATATGTATGGGGATTAATCAAAGGAGGCTCACAGTTTGAGCTTCACATCTGACTGactgcagtgtgtttgtgtctacGCATGAACTGTGGCAGTCGCAGGCTGAGAGGTCGAGCAGGGACTGGGAGCTGAAGTGAGCTGGTTTAAACTTGCTCTTCTACCCAGTACGCTGGACCGCTCTTAGAAGAGACCACTCATCCGGCTATTTCAGGCATATGTCAAAACATAAAGTACATGTACATCAGAGAAGGGTAATATGTTAACTGTGTTCATCTTGCTGGATGATTGGTAACTGAGGCTCGTCATTTTTCCCATCGATAGGGAAAACCTGTCAGTGTGTGGATCTCGGTGGTGGCTCCGCTGCGTCCTCCtcaacatcctcctcttcttgctgctcttCTTCTTCACCACTCCTGCCATCATCGTCAACACCATGGACAAGTTCAACGTCACAAGGCCCGTGGAGAGTCTGAGGGTTAGAGTTTCAGAGCAGTTTAAACTTACTGACGTCTGTGCTCCATTGTGAACCTCCTCACTTTCATCAATCGCCATTTTGCTGTCCAATGCAGAGCCCAGTCGTTACAGAGTTCTTCCCGACCCTTCTGCTGTGGGCGTTTTCAGTGCTCCTGCCCTTTGTTGTCTACTACTCCGCCTTCTTTGAGTCCCACTGGACCAGGTACTGGGTAGTCATCAACTACTGCTCTCCTCAGCCATCTGAAATAGAAATGTGGATATTTTGCTTCGTTTACTTGCAGCGGTTTTTCTTCCTCTCAACTATCAgcgttcctctttttttttccatctaatttatttctttttcaccCTCTTGCTCTTTTtactctctcccctctctctccctccttctctctgcCACTCTCCCTGCACTGTTATTCTGGGCAGGTTGTCATAGAGATCTCCGTGCGAGGATAATGATATGAACAGTAGTCACCGTGCACCGTTTCCTCTATGTGCGGTGACTAGCAGGAGGAAGAACAAGTGTGCATAAGAACAACCTATAAGCACCCTTTCTTTACATAACCACCCCCACAAACGTGTTGTGCAGGCGTGATGTGTGAAGGACCGAATGCAAATCAACTGTTTACTGTAGTGAAAAATGTAGTTTGTGCTAATGGGTACAAAGAGTCAActgttttttccattttgggcttttaattCATGAAtttattatgttgtttttttctttttgtggttttttttttttttttgtgtgtgtgtgtgtgtgtgtgtggtttttttagATATATGTTGCAAAATATGTATCGCATGTTCTCATCTTATTGGATCATTTCATGTCTCAGATCTGGTGAGAATCAAGTGACGATGCACAAGTGTTTTTTCTTGCTGGTCTTCATGGTCATCATCCTGCCTTCACTTGGTCTGTCCAGGTACATCTACAGTGATTTCCCTTTTTGATCTACTTCTTTTGAATTATTCCTGGgtttttgtggcttttttgtaatgtttatgcactttttctattttatttctgCTCTAGCCTTGACCTCTTGTTCACCTGGCTCTTTGATGTCAACTTCCTGGAAGAGAAGGATTTAAAATTTCAGTAAGATCAAAAAATGTAATGAGAAGTGCAATCAAACACATTATTTCCACTCCACGATTATCTTCTTGTGCAGCTACACACTGCTATCTGCTCAGGTGCTATTTTTTAGATCACTCTGtggaagtaaataaataaataataacagaatGAAATGATTTACAATTTTCACAAACTCATATTTTACTCACAATAgaacataaaaaaatgtttaacctcAGAAAATATGAATtcatttgaatttgatggcggCAACGTATGTCAAAAAAATTTCTTACACCTTCTTCTTTTACTGACTTGTTGCCATTGACTTAATTAGTTGCAAAGCATTTTTctagctgtttctttttagtagttttgagatgtgttgctttcatcaaattcaaaatgagctaatatttttttcaaattgggacgttttcccagtttaaacatttcaatatgtttttttctattgtgaataaattATGGCTTTAGGAGATTtttaaatcattgcattctggtTTTTACTGGGGTTGCAGGTAAAAAAGTTGATTTTTGCTGCAGTAATAGTTTGCGGTCCTTTGTCCAACTGTAGGACATTAGTGTTGATAATGGGGCTTTCAGCTTCATCAGAGTCCCTTCACTTGAGAGCGagctaaaaacaggaaagcACCGCACAGATGCACAAGAAGATGACTTTGAGCCAAAGTGAAATctgatgtatatttttttattattattttatttgttatttggaAATTATTTGGTTAAAACTGAGTCTCAGAAAGAATCTCCAGCAGCCCACTTCTTGTCTGTGTCTTAATGCAGGTGTGTGTTTCTTCCTGACAACGGTGCATTTTTTGTAAACTACGTAATTACATCCAGTTTGATTGGCACGGCTATGGAATTGCTACGTATCCCTGCACTGACGGTGTACGCACTGCGCCTCTGCTTTGCAAAATCCCAAGCTGAGCGGATTCATGTCAAACGGGTAAGCAGAGCCTTGGTGCTTATCTTGGCATCTTAACACGCTGTTTGGTTTAAACTTTAAGAAGCCAGCTGTGTTTATTTTGTCTCTGCAGAGTCAAGCTTATGAGTTCCAGTTTGGCCTTGAGTACGCCTGGACCATGTGTATCTTTGCTGTCAGTATGACCTACAGCATCACGTGTCCCATCATTACACCCTTTGGTGAGCAGCACACAACTACACTCTTGTAAAGCCATCTACCTCTTCTTCTCACCCTCTCTGCTCAGCCATCTGCATCCCAACACGTCCCGTCTCAGTCGTGTTTGTGTAAGGCTGTGTCTCCTCGTACTGTAACCTCACTCTCCTCTGCTGCCTGCCAGTCCGATGCAGACTGTGTGAATTTGCTGCTGTAGTCCCAGACACTCAGACACAGCGAGCTGTGAGCCAGACGCCCACTCTGCTCCTGTCTCTGCCCGGCGCTCACCGAGCTTCTATTTACTTCTGCAATCTAATCGTCAGTCAAAAACAGGCCGCCTTTAATACACCAAACTCTGTGTCTGCTTGCATTTcacctgctttttttctttcttctagaTTTCAGTTTTCATTTGATAAAGAAGACCAagacaacagattttttttttttttaatttaaaggcaaaaaatttaaaattagcTTCCAATTGATCAAAAACAGGGACTAGAACAGGGTGTAAAAAATAAGGCCCGGGGGCAAGAACCTGtttggcaaaaacaaaaatctgactcACCAAAAGGCTTTGGAAAAATTTGAATGAATGCATAAATTTCTATCTTCTAACtttaaaactataaaataaataagaataattttctgtgaattaacaaAAATTTTCTTTTCCTGTAAATTTGTACATTTAacacatagaaaaaaacaagacactGTTGAAGttgcatttcttttcttctatTAAAGGATATCCCAGGGATTAGATGTTTAGTTAAATATCTGTCACTGGTCTGGTCTGAGTTCAAAGTTTTATGATGTAAATGAGTTTGAGGTCATATTTATCCCGTATTAGTATCTTTTAATTCCCTCTCTTAAATccataatttaatttaaaatcctaGTCCTGACATACAAAGTCTTGAGTGCTCACATCCCATTACATCTGTCAGACCTTTTAGTATCATAAAATACAACAAATCACTTACTGcaggtttatttgtttttcttagaGTTtccaaaagtagaatgggagccCGAGCCTTCAGCTATTTAATCCCATCAAGTCCCATTTTGGACTCAGGAAACAAACACTCTGCTTTTTGTACATCACAATCCTCATTAGATTGATCAAACCCTGTGTGTGATGTTGACATCGATCAGATAACTTTGTCTCTCTTTCATGTTGCAGACATCATCATCAGTGCatttttgtttaacttttttcttcCAGGTCTGCTCTACGCGATCCTGAAGCACATGGTCGATCGATACAACATCTACTATGCTTATGTTCCCACCAAACTCAACCAGCGAATCCACAGAGCAGCCATTAGCCAGGTCATTGTAGCTCCCATTCTCTGCATGTTCTGGTTGCTCTTCTTCTCCGTGCTCCGATTAGGTAAATATCCCTGCCATAAAAATTCATAAAGATCGGTGGATTGTCAGGATGCTGTAATATTgtaatttttcatgtttttccccTTCACTGTCACAGGTCCAATGCATCCGATCACCCTCTTCACTTTAGTGTCCCACATCTTCTGCATTGTCTGTTACCTCCTCCGCTTGTGCCTTAGGAAGCAACCAGACAAGTCAACAAGCTACCAGGTCAGCGCCACCAAGTGTCACAGAGACAAAATCAGCTGAAGATGACTTATACTGAATTTGAACTAATATTTTTCCCATGCATTGTCTCTTTTGTTTCAGATGTCTGATCAGCCAGACGGGACGCTCACTGATGCAGACAGGAGTACCGTAACATCCACCACCGCCTCCAGTGTACAGTACCATTTCTTTCTCTGTTGGCCAATACACAACCAAAGCATATTATTGGAGAGAGACCTAAATGTGACAGAGAAGGCTTACGTTATTTAAGTTAATATATCAGTGGATTGTGTGCTGGATGAGATTTCCACTGAATGAGATTTAATTGTTTAGTTTTCCATGAGATCTGAGAGccatatagaatagaatagaatagaatagaattcaactttattgtcattgcacatgcacaggtacagggcaacgaaatgcagtttgcatccatccagaagtgctttagtgatatagatatattacaatatatattagcaataatatagatatgtgagtatattacagaaatgggtctattatggtatgttataatgtacacggtatgaagtatgttgtgaatattctataactataagtatgtacaggctgtagtgagtacaagctatgtacaggctatgaacaggatataaatatgaaaaactatacagaatatgaaataaataactttacagaatctgagatatacagctatacagaaatgggaactatgcaagttgtaaacagttgtaggattaaagattattgaatgtacagaatgattatttacacagagctatacagtagtgcagttaagataagtgagggtgtagatagtttctacagaggctatataaagtgctagtggttgtgagtggtggttcagtccatgttattattgtgtgtttgagggtacagttgtccattgtgggtgtgtgtatgttcagtccatgagtttaacgtgggtcagatgtcaggaggcagagttcaggagtctgacagctgtggggaagaagctgttccggtacctggtggtcttagtccggaggctcctgtggcgcctcccagagggcaggagggtgaagagtccatgtgatgggtgactggggtctttgatgattttcccagcccttttcagacaccgcttcctgtagatgtcttttatggcaggaagtatATGCTCTTATGCTCTTAAGGTTGTGAAAGAATCAACCTCAGAAGACAAGCACTGGGGTTATTCCATATAAAATCAAATATATCACTAAAAAGTTCCATCTTGACTTTATAACAACatagtttttctctttttctcttaatTGGGACATAACAAAAACTCAACCAATATAATATCCATGACATGGGAATAGTAACAAGCTCAGGATGTTTGAACTGTTAATTCACAGGAGAAAGAAGTTGAAAGAGCTTTTTGATGAACCATCTCCATGTGGGATAGATAAGTGGTCAAAGCAAGTTATAGCATGTGAAAGGTCTCTTGTTCCCATTTTAAACCAGGCACACACTGCCTGTGAATAAAGTGATTTACTGGATGACACAATTCCAAAATGTGCATTGATCTGCTTCCCTCAGCTTTTTGTGGCATCTGTGTTGCTGGAGCCAGAGCTGGCTTTGACTCCGATGCCCTCCCCAGCCCACCACAGCTATGGCGCCATGGCCAGCTCTCAGAGTTCAAACCGTGGGCCAGcggaggaagaagaaggagagggGGAACACACCCAGACCCATGAGACTGAGCTCCAAGACCCACCAGACCTCTATTGCTCCACCACGCTCATGGACAGCTCCATGGGCTACCAGTAACACCAAATCTCCACCCAAAACTGACTTCTACGTGTCCTTCAGCTGAAGAACACAGATTACTAAATGCCGCAATGCTGCGTTTTCACCACTGACCTCAGACTCCAACTACGCTGCTGCCTCGGACTCTGAGACTAGACTGTGCTTGCTAGTAAGGCTGAAGAGCCTGAAGAGTAACGGAGCCTGAGAATACAGGAGCTAAATGCTCTTAAACATCACAGTTGCAGAAGAAAGCCATTTGCCTAAACAATCTGCCGAACCCATCAGACACAGCTCAACAGAACATAACACCAAGCTAAATGTACAGATTCTTTTAGCTAAATGATCAGATGCTGATACGGACTCTGTCTTCTTCTATGGCTTAATTTGCAAATTAAAAAGGTTACAAGTGATGCAGACTGTAATAGAAATGCATTATGGTTTCAGTCAGAGATACTCTATCCATGCTGTGTCGCTTGGAAATGAGTGGAGGCGAAAGTTCCCATCAGAGTGGGTGGTGTGAACAGGCTTGCcctgacagactgacagaggggTTTGGGCATAGGTGATATCTGGTTCCTCTGTAGCAGAGCTCGGCAAGGCTGAGGGTGAGGGCAGCTAGTTGTGAAGCCATCTGCAGTGAGACAGCAGACAGACGGACGGAGGGCCAAATGTAACTCAGAGATGTACCGTAATATATGTACGCTCTAAACGGAGGCGCAAACAGCTTGACTCAACCTGAAGCTTGTAACTATTATCAATATAAGGTTGATATTTTTGCTACAGTATTTTTGGTGTCATTGATATTGTGCTTTGGGTTGGGGGCGGGAGGAATCGAGGATGTACAATGATTTGCAGAGATGTCTCATCTTAATCAAAACCTTACCTAATTATGTTTCGACTGTACATATGGTCAAAGTGGAATAGCTTGAGCTTTTTGGAAATCTGCTATCTATTTTCTTGCTCACAGTTTGGTAAGAAAATAAAGCATgtagcctgttagcttagcttagcacagGTTGGAACTAATGACCACTGATTGTGCACTAATTTTCTGGTAGGCGTAGCGAGATACTCTGAGGGCATTATATAGGGTATAGTTTGGAAAGTACTTTTAAACGTCAAACTCACTTTACTGTTAGCATTGTT
It encodes the following:
- the tmem63c gene encoding osmosensitive cation channel TMEM63C isoform X1; the protein is MAQSELFVTRASPVEARPVELDVLGFLQRFGDENSTAERCYRSHSHSSVLQGLPFGGVPTVLVINVVIWMFLLLIFSCLRKAAWDYGRLALLMENDSLTSLFYGEPSEKEKSPSESSPSDSETKDMGFCSWLSSLYHMKDEEIRSKCGIDAVTYLSFQRHIILLMTVVTLLSLAVILPVNISGNLLGDSPENFGRTTLANVSAKDSFLWLHSVLALVYFIITLLCMAHHSLQLEYREDEKVARTLMITSIPKEISDPGLITKHFHEAYPSCTVTDIRFCFDVHKLMRLDLERRKAMKGRLYFATKAQKEGKIMIKTHPCAQIFCCDVCGFEKVDAEQYYSELEEKRTDEFNAEKNRITMKRLGIAFVTFRDERMTAVIVKDYGRVNCRRRPQQSSISTVVQSHKWDVSYAPAPSDIIWENLSVCGSRWWLRCVLLNILLFLLLFFFTTPAIIVNTMDKFNVTRPVESLRSPVVTEFFPTLLLWAFSVLLPFVVYYSAFFESHWTRSGENQVTMHKCFFLLVFMVIILPSLGLSSLDLLFTWLFDVNFLEEKDLKFQCVFLPDNGAFFVNYVITSSLIGTAMELLRIPALTVYALRLCFAKSQAERIHVKRSQAYEFQFGLEYAWTMCIFAVSMTYSITCPIITPFGLLYAILKHMVDRYNIYYAYVPTKLNQRIHRAAISQVIVAPILCMFWLLFFSVLRLGPMHPITLFTLVSHIFCIVCYLLRLCLRKQPDKSTSYQMSDQPDGTLTDADRSTVTSTTASSLFVASVLLEPELALTPMPSPAHHSYGAMASSQSSNRGPAEEEEGEGEHTQTHETELQDPPDLYCSTTLMDSSMGYQ
- the tmem63c gene encoding osmosensitive cation channel TMEM63C isoform X2, with the translated sequence MHPQYEFLLLIFSCLRKAAWDYGRLALLMENDSLTSLFYGEPSEKEKSPSESSPSDSETKDMGFCSWLSSLYHMKDEEIRSKCGIDAVTYLSFQRHIILLMTVVTLLSLAVILPVNISGNLLGDSPENFGRTTLANVSAKDSFLWLHSVLALVYFIITLLCMAHHSLQLEYREDEKVARTLMITSIPKEISDPGLITKHFHEAYPSCTVTDIRFCFDVHKLMRLDLERRKAMKGRLYFATKAQKEGKIMIKTHPCAQIFCCDVCGFEKVDAEQYYSELEEKRTDEFNAEKNRITMKRLGIAFVTFRDERMTAVIVKDYGRVNCRRRPQQSSISTVVQSHKWDVSYAPAPSDIIWENLSVCGSRWWLRCVLLNILLFLLLFFFTTPAIIVNTMDKFNVTRPVESLRSPVVTEFFPTLLLWAFSVLLPFVVYYSAFFESHWTRSGENQVTMHKCFFLLVFMVIILPSLGLSSLDLLFTWLFDVNFLEEKDLKFQCVFLPDNGAFFVNYVITSSLIGTAMELLRIPALTVYALRLCFAKSQAERIHVKRSQAYEFQFGLEYAWTMCIFAVSMTYSITCPIITPFGLLYAILKHMVDRYNIYYAYVPTKLNQRIHRAAISQVIVAPILCMFWLLFFSVLRLGPMHPITLFTLVSHIFCIVCYLLRLCLRKQPDKSTSYQMSDQPDGTLTDADRSTVTSTTASSLFVASVLLEPELALTPMPSPAHHSYGAMASSQSSNRGPAEEEEGEGEHTQTHETELQDPPDLYCSTTLMDSSMGYQ